In Brassica napus cultivar Da-Ae chromosome A3, Da-Ae, whole genome shotgun sequence, the sequence CAAAAtaggaaaatatttaataagtcaGCCGATTCGTCTTCATAAAAGAGCCGTTAAGGTAGATATAGCTCAGCCAAACCTCAAACCATACCCTAAGATaggaaaatattaaataagTCAGCCGATTCGTCTTCATAAAGCAGCCGTTAAGGTAGATAAAAGTCAGCCATACCTCAAACCATACCctgaattaaaataattgatatgttTATACTTCAAAATGTTATAACATTCCCAAGTGAATATATAATCAACCGAAAGTCtcttatttattgaattaacgAGTTTAGAATCGATCATTATCTTGAGGTATATGTTGTCTTACAATTACTTAAAACCTTACATGTAGATATAGAGTGTGATCATAATACAACTCTCCTAAACTATATACAATGCATTTTAAGactaaatttatgttatttgttatatttatcaCACCGTTATTCCAAATCCTAAACATAAATCCCTAAATAaacaaacctaaactctaaatactaaaccctaaaccctaaatctcaaATATTAAATCAGCCGTAATAGGCTATATAACTCGGATGCCACGTTTGTTAAATGTTGTCGTTTGGCGggaaataagataaataaattttgagaaatttcaattCCCGCCGTTTCACGTTCTATGTTTCTCTATATATAGTGCCCTCTCTAATACCCTTTACGCCTTTATCTCTCTAGAAAAAACCTAAACAATATCTCTCTATCCCCATCAAAAGCCATGCCGATTGTTCCTGGAAATTCAGAGAGGTTAGAGAACAGTGTTTTTGCGATACTAAGCTCTGCAAATCGTGAAAACCTCCCTGTTCTATACCCTGGTCCGTGTGACATGCTTGACACAACCAGTCCtacatggtttaaatttttaattgatcTCTCCCTGGTCATGCCGACAATTCTTGCAGAAGGATGGGTTCATGCATGGCCGACATACTGCGACATTCCCGATCATTTTAAAGAACGCTGGTTTCTTCAACTCGCTGTAAGGCCCGACAtttgttcatatatattaatatataccaTCGGTCTGtaatctttgtattttttttgtttgtcgtAGCGGACAAACACATGGGATCGAAGGCATCATTTGACAGTTTGGCGTAATTTTAATCTTGTGGCCAGAAGTCTATTTCGTTGTCAGATGCGCCATTTGAGGTGGACTTGGTCGGAAGGAGGCGAGAAGCCAACTTGGATGCTAACCAGCGTTTGGCTTGATCTCTGCCACATGTTTGAAGAGTTTGGTCCAGATAATTTTGGTTCCTGAAAGTCTTTTCGTGTATGTATTTTGAACTTCATTATTTCAGTCATAACTTGTTTCAATGATTCAGCCGCAACTAGTTTGAATGTAATCTCGGCcacacattttatataattcagCCATAACTTGTTtcaataactcagccgtaattgTATTTTGAAACGCATTATTTCTGTTTGTGAATGTTATCTCGGCCACATATCTAATATAATTAAGGTATAACTCAGccatcattttatttaaataagtcAGGCATATCGTATTTAAATAACTCAGTCATCATTGTATTTAAATAACTCAGCATCGATTTAATTTTAAGAGGCGGTATATGAGAAGTTCCATCATTATGCGCATGGGAAAATTTGGCTGCCATGATAATATCGAGACTCATTATTAcgagtttttatatatatgtttcatttACAATATCGAGACActgatattatattatattttatatatttaatagtattaTATCTGTGATGTCGTATCTCTTCTTACAAAGTAAAACAATTTTTAGTTTCCAATGACTTTGAAATCTATTTTAACAATGTCTTCCTCATCCTTCACCTCAGGATATTATTACAGACGACGTAGGAATACGGAAAGAAGAACGCCAAAAGAGTGTTGGTGTGGTGCACCATCTGACATTTTTACATCTGGAAGCGAAACAAATCCAGGAAGATTGTACTATTGCTTTGCAAAAGGATATCATAAGGTTAGTTCTGGTTCTTATTTCCCATGTTCGGAAACGTAATACTTAGATCTTGTTACATTGGTGAAAACAGAGTCATTTATTCAAATGGGCGGATGAGTGCTTGGTGGAAGAGGTTGAAGATATTAAGGCAGTGATAAATGGCATGAATAGAGACATCTCGGAGTTGCGAGTTAACGTTGCTCGGTTGGCGAATGGAGTAAAGACAGAATCTGAGAGAAAAGGAGGCGAATGTTTGAGTGAGAGTCGGTGTTTGAGGAATGTGGTTGTTTGTGTGGCTGGAATGGCGATACTTTGCTACTACTACTTCTCTGTTTAGTCATGTTTTGTCATCATAAGTCAGCTTTTGCGTGTTATGTAACTCAGCATTTATTAACTTTTAAGTTGTTTTAACTCAGTCGTATGTAAACAAAACTATgcgtttattaatatataactcagccgttaaaTCAAATTGATAAAAGCGAGAATGTTTTGTTACCTCTGGTAAATGACATAAATAGCCTTTGGTtagttttatttacttttatgcTCAGATAGTCTCATCAACCAGTAATATTGATTGACAAaacaattagaaaaaaaaaacattgtcgGAAACGGAGAAGGAACCGCAAGGATACGAAATCGCTGTCGACATTGTGTTTACTTCCTCTTCCTAAAAATAACTGTGAGATCTCCGTTATTGTtagggtcaaaatcggtcacgacggaatcaatgtctgaaagtccgtaaaaatcagcataaacgtttttacgaaaagtaatcttcgtaaagatatctttacgaagagccttgcagtaaaatatcgtccaaatctttatcgaaccactaaataccgattgtccgaaggcaacagacatgtatccaaatcggccgcggacaaactcaagtatggaaatcagaccgcggacaagccaagctcgatcaatacgcggcgaccaagcatgcacacagctcggttgctacgtagcgaccgagcgtctgtcccgctcggtcgctacgtagcgaccgagcgtccgtctcgctcggtcgctacttagcgaccgggCTCAAGCCAAAGTTCCGTCGctgcgtagtgaccgagctcttccgaacatcggtaCGACATCAGTACATGcgttctcgtcaaaccttcaaatgttatctcccgaagaccgtagcgagctcagtctatgttttccgctattctaaatcatcgatcaaacttcgcggattagaaaccacggaaagttctttctttgtcgaaagaaatcgtagtaaactcttcgagtcggaagacggcccaaagggacctaaaacacgactcgaggcccatcctgcgatttcttaaccaaaagcccgtaaaccacagcacggtttacgcttggtccacaaggaaggataaatgtcaagtttccgcggataaatacggaagttttgaagataattgtgaaaatcgggaaaaatggaatatctccatttttatgctatgacggcttaagggcagaagagtaaaagcgtaaaccgaccttggagctagtatataaggagtcctaggcgaggagcatgaaaAAAGACTTTTTAGACTCGAAATtttctgcacttagaaactttaggctttattctcgacaagttcagtttctatgactggcactcaattactagacgaactcgcccaggcagttcgatctcttgtccagctctatcaattgaactacgttcggcttgatcctcgaaaggggtacgtaggcagcctttaacaaggttcagtccgaaatcaatcaaaaaccttttatttatctttttcgtcttttgttatcgagctgcgactcaactaggtctGAGCTTTTAGGaagctagaactaagtaactcgctgacagcctttgcggccaaagctcttatgatctcttgtaatgatcgcaatgctcttacgcggactcgaaataagatctaatgttttctctaaactcgtttgttatctttttatGATTTCCTCATATAttcggtcacttgtcgttggctctcccAGAGATCCGGgatctctgggaaattagggttttcctagtttccttatttaaacggaaatcgacagtgcgaatttcggttcccacagtttggcgctagaagaagtgggggttacggattactcttactcatggccacaaaacgcttgatcgaaactatgtctggatatatgaaagacaaactcgcagcactgactgctcctatgttCAACAAAATTGAAACCCTTGCTGCGACCTTCCGCgacaggaagagcactaaaacaagctcgcgatttctctttctaaacgtaaagggaaacgataaatcttatcaaaccccgtgaGTTTGGCTCATTatcgaacaaaagaaatctcgatgcgtaagggttttaccaaaacacgttttccgttgacatttcggaaggataaaacttgttctcccaaaaaccgctgaaaaacccctaggttaatcgcggaaaaaggaaacacaacaaaacgattacctagctcggtcgctacgtagcgaccgagcacgcacactgctcggtcgctacgtagcgaccgagcacgcacaccgctcggtcgctacgtagcgaccgagcacgcacaccgctcggtcgctacgtagcgaccgagcacgcacaccgctcggtcgctacgtagcgaccgagcacgcacaccgctcggtcgctacatagcgaccgagcacgcacaccgctcggtcgctacgtagcgaccgagcacgcacaccgctcggtcgctacgtagcgaccgagcacgcacaccgctcggtcgcaacgtagcgaccgagcacgcacaccgctcggtcactacgtagcgaccgagcacgcacaccgctcggtcgctacgtagcgaccgagctcaagccaactctccactcgctacgtagcgaccggtaaggcctcataaaggtcctcctttgggttctcttgtgAATCCCCATCGccacgcttttcgtttcgtctcaatcggagtttcctgtgagattttacgacgaaaacaagtaggactcttcttggcttgcttccactcgctacgtagcgacctgtcagaccgtcagtcgctacgtagcgacctgtaaggcctcagaaaggtccttctttgggttctattttgaatcctcatcgaaacgattttcgtttcgtctcaatcggagtttccgttgagattttacgacgaaaacaagtaggactcttcttggcttgcttccactcgctacgtagcgacctgtcaggccgttagtcgctacatagcgacctgtaaggcctcagaaaggtcctcctttgggttctcttttgaatcctcatcgaaacgcttttcgtttcgtctcaatcggagtttccgttgagattttacgacgaaaacaagtatccCAAGTCGTCTTAAAActgattcgtttctggcaattttctcggaaccgacatatcccaagtcgtcaacgtggaaacaaccaaatcacagtccaagcgtcgtctataaatcgtcccgaattattgatcattccaaacatcagaagaggaaacgtacacaacccttcaaagtatcggttcaaccgttttctttcttaaagaaaaaaagggggagtaggtacgtatactatactcgtatactcccaaacttcaaaaaacttctgcaaatcgtcaagaataggcaaacgacaatcttaatattcgtctaaacgctagcaacatatccagacgatcatgaacataatctcaaaaactatacatcatttcttgtcgcaatcatgcgtacagaaaacttgtaccaatatcaaactgaaactcgacgattagccaaagtattgaagccttttccggcttccgaaagccagtttcgttttaaaaatttctacgcgaaatcttcaatcaccaaagcatttctttcagtttccgttgtaccaagtaagtcacggaaaagcatcgaaaacatttgcgacaaagaaaactcgagaatatatgtagcatcgtgcacattaaaaggatcactttcctcccgatggttagctagatccacctctggttgaccaattcgttcaagaaacgaatgtgtcatgagaatcctctcgaaaaacctatgaaaaacgttccgcgactagatcgtattaaATAAACTTTGGTAatactccatgagtaactccaagcaactttcacctaagatcaaaatcacagcgggaacgtttctcgtaaaacctgcagaaacaatgctactttgacatatgtatacatatcactgatttacgaccttcgtaaaatcggtgatatgatatgataaattatcgtatagcccacagtcggaaatcatatgataaattcttcgcaacgaaactaagtcctaacaaccaaacggttaacagagaatctaaacttttcgaaaattgaccaagttcaatacgctccacaattcactttaagcccgcaacgttttaaccataatacgcggcatgtaaggaaaaattcgtaacaaagcttctagagccatacgaaacatcctaaaaaatgcacgaaatacatctcggaaggccaacacttcacaaagcactatgaaggaaaacgcttgttcccatggacaaatttacacgacacctcagtcataattcctcgatcgcaaataaaattattagcatccaaacatgaacaacaattttggctgcgaacattcgtAGTCAAACTAGAATGTTTTTCAAACGcatggctaagactaaacccttgcaacatcgcgaaatatcttcaagcacgcgaacatttcaagcacgaaacgtggcatacgaaagaatgacaaatcttcagcatcgcgagacgtcgcagacgcctgaagattagttcttcgacgaaatttccttcctcgataaaaataccttcatggaagaccaaacaatcatacgcactaacatcttctcaaaaactattcttcgcgaagactcgaaacggtattttttaccattaagtttgttgctgatcacaacaaactctcaacgtcctaaacagacatagccatcttacgaagatgactctcttacatccgacacaaggataatagcgctataaaagaaatccgaaattttggtccagcacttccggtctccggagagatactcgattcgtatcaaacaagtcgtataagccgagaacctatcgcggactttaaatcgatacgaatcaggaagaaatcgcaacaggaaaaacaaTAGCCGGCCAGTCACCGCataatccttaaaccgaaagtaaacctaggtcttgccctaaacccaacgcactggtctctaacatctctaggcatagtatcaaacactctgatacgagatcccaaaatttgtctctttgccaatgttcgaacgtcttcagaaaatcccgcaagtttacacactgcgaaaaactctcgaaacagattatggatatggcaattcacacaaagttagattacgagacgacaactcgtagtcttccctctacacccatacaaaatgccatcggcagcaacacgccttataaccgctacataaaaactagaccataaaggtcctactggaaaactagtcataagaaccttaactccaagacgaactacgaaaggcttaatccgttcaacaagggtacgtaggcagccgtcataaggcgcagccccaatcttatcgcgttttctacttttaggagagcgagaagatcacttaccacagaccttttcaaccattaattccgcctaactcacctaacttgcctaacttgcagagccactcgctagaacctcacgctagaagctcatggttctaacgagctagggggctaactgttggggtcaaaatcggtcacgacggaatcaatgtctgaaagtccgtaaaaatcagcataaacatttttacgaaaagtaatcttcgtaaagatatctttacgaagagccttgcagtaaaatatcgtccaaatctcaatcgaaccactaaataccgattgtccgaaggcaacagacatgtatccaaatcggccgcggacaaactcaagtatggaaatcagaccgcggacaagccaagctcgatcgatacgcggcgaccaagcatgcacacagctcggtcgctacgtagcgaccgagtgtccgtcccgctcggtcgctacgtagcgaccgagctcaagccaagctcggtcgctacatagcgaccgagcgtcagtctcgctcggtcgctacgtagcaaccgagcccgagccaagctcggttgctacgtagcgacagagcgtccgtctcgctcggtcgctacgtagcgaccgagctcgagccaagctcggtcgatACGCGGCCACCAAGCATGctcacagctcggtcgctacgttgcgaccgagcgtccgtcccgctcggtcgctacgtagcgaccgagctcgagccaagctcggtcgctacgtaacgaccgagcccgagccaagctcggtcgctacgtagcgaccgggctcaagccaaagttcggtcgatgcgtagtgaccgagctcttccgaacatcggtaCGACATCAGTACATGcgttctcgtcaaaccttcaaatgttatctcccgaagaccgtagcgagctcagtctatgttttccgctattctaaatcatcgatcaaacttcgcggattagaaaccacggaaagttctttctttgtggaaagaaatcgtagtaaactCTTCGAGTCGgagcccaaagggacctaaaacacgactcgaggcccatcctgcgatttcttaaccaaaagcccgtaaaccacagcacggtttacgcttggtccacaagaaaggataaatgtcaagtttccgcggataaatacggaagttttgatgataattgtgaaaatcgggaaaaatggaatatctccatttttatgctatgacggcttaagggcaaaAGAGTAAaaacgtaaaccgaccttggagctagtatataaggagtcctaggcgaggagcatgaaaAAAGactttttagactcggaattctctgcacttagaaactttaggctttattctcgacaagttcggtttctatgactggcactcaattactagacaaactcgcccaggcagttcggtctcttgtccagctctatcaattgaactacgttcggcttgatcctcgaaaggggtacgtaggcagcctttaacaaggttcagtccgaaatcaatcaaaaaccttttatgtatctttttcgtcttttgttatcgaggtgcgactcaactaggtctGAGCTTTTAGGaagctagaactaagtaactcgctgacagcctttgcggccaaagctcttatgatctcttgtaatgatcgcaacgctcttacgcggactcggaataagatctaatgttttctctaaactcgtttgttatctttttatgattttcgcatatattcggtcacttgtcgttggctctcgcagagatccgggacctctgagaaattagggttttcctagtttccttatttaaacggaaatcgacagtgcgaatttcggttcccacagttatCGTTATCGTTCGTTTGTACGAAATCGTCTTCGCCGCATTCATATCTACAAGTTCGTCTTTTCGGTAGGATGTCGCGACGTTAAATATTGATTTGGGGTTTTGTTTCGAGTGAGTTAGGGTGTTGTTTCGAGTGAGTTAGGGCTATGTTTCGAGTGAGTTAGGGTGTAGTTGTGATTAGGTTATTGTTGTGTTGTGGCTAAGTTATTGTTATGTTGTGGCAGAGTTATTGTTATGTTTTCCCGGAGTTATTGTTATGTTTTACCTGAGTTATTGTTATGTTGTGTCTGAGTTATttagagagatagagaaaatGTGTAATAATTGACTGTTGAGAGTCCGATTGTTCTCAGTACCTTATTTATAATTCAGCCAACTCAGCCGAAACATGATTCGCGACGGTTGGGATTTCACgtgaattttaataaatcaaaattaatattaggCGTGAAATTAAATGAACTCAGCTGTAAAAAGAATTAATTCAGCCTTCAAATAGCATTTACCTAGCCTAAgaaacaattaactcagccttggaaacaattaactcagcctttaaatagcatttaatcaaatatttaaaaataacattattATGCGTGTGAGAATTTTTGGCTGCCATGATAATATCGAGACTCATTATTAGTATGTCTTTACATATAGGGATACGGCAAGCACTCATGTATTAGAACTAAcaataataagaattatctaaaatctaaaaaatattttaaaataaaaaaaagataattcttatatattgtgtggtTATCCGaactaataaatcaaaattaatattagtcGCTTCAATCAATTATGCCGCCCTTTATTAGGGGTGTGAAAATAAGTCAAGGTTCAAACAAATATCGAGACCTTTATACTATCGAGacaataaaatttttgttaatgGAGTTTCTTGTTAGGTTGGTTTAATTCAGTCCTATGTAAACGATAACCTGACCGAAACCGTAAATCAGTCTTTTGATAAGTCagtatgttttaataaaatcatttaataaccagaaaattaaattaactcAGCCGTGAAAACAAATAATTCAGTCTTCAAATAGCATTTACCTAGCCTAAgaaacaattaactcagcctgagaaacaattaactcagccCTTAAATAGATTTTACTTAGCCTTAGGAACCATTAAATCAGTcttcaaatatatttaacttAGCCAACgaaacaattaactcagcctttgaaacaattaactcagccCTTGGAAACAATTAACTCGTAGTCGAAGAGATGCTTTCCAAAGGACATGAATTATCTCGTAGTCGAAGAGATGCTTTCCAAACGACTCCAATAGAtcattttttatctataaatacaagcgCACAATGCCACAAATCCAAACCCTCATTAAGTGATCAAGTGGCAATGGAAGGATCGAAAAGATCGATGAAACGTCCTATGGAGGATGTCTATGGAGCGGATGCTGTTGAAGGTTATAACAAAGGGAAAATGGAAACGACGGAGCCTTACAGGGCGCTTCTCCGCTTGGCCAAGGAACAAAGGCAATCTGAATCTGAATGGAACGACGCCTCCAGCAAAGTAAATTCTATTACTGTGCGCATGAAATTGCTTGATGCCATTATCAAGGCCGAAGGCAAATTTGACCTCGTGGCTGAGTTGAAGACACTTACCGCTCAGCATTGTGAAGCCGAAGCAGAGTTGGGAGCTGTGAAGGTCATCGACCCTGACTGGTGTAAGCTTCACGGAAAATGGATGCTGGATGATTAATCTCATGTCATCaacttctcttttatttttatgttttttaagacCGGATTTTATGTACTATGTAACACAcatcatgttttattttctaccTATTCATATAACTCAGTCGTGACATAAATTAACACAAATCAGTTTTTATGCATCAATAACTCAGCAAGACGGTTCATTTATCCAGACCAGTGTAAATCGAGACCATTATTATGCGCGTGATCAAATTCAGTTGCCATGAGTTTTTTGATGTTTTCCTCGACTCTAATTGGCCAGTAAGATATAATTCAGCCAACTCAGCCGAAACATGATTCGCGACGGTTGGGATTTCACgtgaattttaataaatcaaaattaatattaagcGTGTGAAAATAAGTCAAGGTTCTAACAAATATCGAGACCTTTATACTATCGAgacaataaaattttttttaatggagTTTCTTGTTAGGTTGGTTTAATTCAGTCctatattttaatcaaatcatttaataaccgtgaaattaaattaactaaGCATTTACCTAGCCTAAgaaacaattaactcagccttggaaacaattaactcagccCTTAAATAGATTTTACTTAGCCTTACAAAAATTAACTCAGCCTCGAAATAGATTTTACGTTGCCTTAGGAACCATTAACTCAGTcttcaaatatatttaacttAGCCAACgaaacaattaactcagcctATAAATAGCATTTAATCAAATATTAGAAAACAACAACTTAGCCATAGAATATTAGTCTCGACATACAACATACTGGAATAGCAAATAACATAAAAAGATAAGTTTTGATACAATACATCTTCACCACTTCCTTGTGTCCCTTAACAGGCTTATCGGTTCAAAATCACGTAAGAACAAGCCGagctctttgatccagaaacagcGGTTACACATGTTATCATCCTTAGTGACATCAATGTGCCACAAGCAGTGACATTGTCGCTTCACAAGATTTGCACATTTGCATCTGTAGAACGATGACATAAAAAGCAAATGAACAGGACCTTATGGTCGCGAAAATAGTCACCATGCCACAAACCCCAAGCCCATTTCACAGAGCGCACTAGTTTACCGATCCTGTCAACAGATTCAAATAGAATACCATCAAAATACTTCCCTTCACCCTCAAAGATTGCTCGAGTCATTGCGTGTGTATACACAGCACGCTCATATCCAGCATCTGCTG encodes:
- the LOC125607275 gene encoding uncharacterized protein At4g04775-like; this encodes MSSSSFTSGYYYRRRRNTERRTPKECWCGAPSDIFTSGSETNPGRLYYCFAKGYHKSHLFKWADECLVEEVEDIKAVINGMNRDISELRVNVARLANGVKTESERKGGECLSESRCLRNVVVCVAGMAILCYYYFSV